GCGCACCTTCGGCGAGCGGCGCAGGCCGCCCGAGCCGAGCGGCTGCACGACCAGCGAGGTCTTCAGGCTGTCGGTCGTCACTTGCGACCCCTTCCGCTTGCGCCGGTGAGAGCACCCTCGGTGTCGCGTCGCAGCACGAAGCGCTGATAGAACAGCGCGACCACGAGCGAGATGAGGAAGAGCATCACGGCAACGGCGTTGCCGAACCCGTAGCTGCCGGCGAGATGCCCGTTCTGGTACATGTAGGTGGCCATCGTCGAGGTGCCCGCCGTCGCGGCGATGTACTGGCCCCAGATGATGTTGACGAGGTCGAAGAGCTGCAGCGAGCCGATCACCGACAGGAACGCCCAGATGCGCACGGTCGGACCCAGCAGCGGCAGGGTGATGCTCCACTGGATCTTCCAGAAGCCGGCGCCGTCGATGGCGGCGGCCTCGTAGAGCTCCTCGGGGATGGACTGCATGCCGGCGAGCATGAGGATGACGGCGAAGCCGACGTACTTCCAGGTGATGATGATCATCAGCGTCCACATGGCGATCGCCGGGTCGGCGAGCCAGGACTGCTGCAGGTCGCCGAGGCCCCATTTCTCCAGGAGCGAGTTCAGCGCGCCGGCATCCTGCATCATCAGGCTCCAGCCGATGCCGACGATGACCTCGGAGATGACGTACGGCATGAAGATGAGCACGCGGATCACCGAGCGTCCGCGGATGCGCTGGTTCAGCAGCAGCGCGAACAGGATGGCGACCGGGCCCTGCAGCACGAGCGACAGGACCACGATGATGAAGTTGTGCAGGACGGCGTCGCGGAACATCTCGTCCCGCCACATGAGCATGTAGTTGTCGAGGCCGACGAACTCGGTCGGCCAGCCGAAGCCGTTCCACTTGAAGAAGCCGTAGAAGCCCGCCATCACCACCGGGAAGATGACGAACCCGAGGAACATGATGAGTGCCGGGCCAGTGAGAAGCGCGATCTCGCCGCGCTTGCGCCAGTCGGCGCGGCGCCGCCGCACCGGGGCCGGCATGCTGCCGGCTCCGGTGCGGACGGTGCTCTCAGGCACGACGGAACCTGCCGGCGCCTGAATGTCTGTCATCGTCCCGCTCAGCCCCTCGCGGCCGCTTCGGTGATCTTCGACACGAGCTTCTCGGGGTCGCCCTGGCCGGCGAGCATCTCGACGACGCCGGTGTTCAGCGCGTTTCCGACGTTCTGGCCGAGTGCGGTGTCCAGCCACAGCGCGACGTAGGGCGCCTCACCGTATGCCTCCATCAGCGGCACGAGCGAGGGGTCCTCGACCGCGCCCTTCGCCTCCTGCGAGGCGGGGATGGTCTGGAAGGCCACGGCGTACTTCTCCTGCCACTCCTTCGACGAGACGAAGTTGAGGAAGTCCTCGCACGCGGCCGGCGAGTCGGCCGAGCAGGCGTAGCCGTCGACGCCGCCCATCATGGCGCCGGGCTCACCCTCGCCACCCGAGACCTCGGGGAACGGGAACCAGCCGAGGTCGGGCAGCGGCTTCTCGTCGGGGGTCAGGCTGGCGATCACGCCCACGTCCCAGGCGCCCATGAGCTCCATGGCGGCCTTGTGGTTGGCGAGCAGACCCGCGGAGGAGTTCGCGCCCTCCTGGGCCGAGGTGGTCAGGAAGCCCTGGTTGAACGGCTCGATGGAGACGAAGTCCTGCAGGTTCTCGGCCGCGGTCAGCCAGCATCCGTCGGTGAAGTCGGCGTTGGTGGACAGGTTCGAGATGAGGTCCTCGCCGCAGGCGCGCAGCGCGAAGAAGTAGTACCAGTGCGCGGCGGGCCAGGCATCCTTCGCGCCGAGCGCGATCGGCTGGATGCCGGCGGTCTTCAGCTTCTCGACGGCCGCCTCGAGGTCGTCGAGGGTCTCGGGCGCCTCGGTGATGCCGGCCTGCTCGAACAGGTCCTTGCTGTAGAAGATGCCGCCGGGCAGCACGGCGCTGGGCATGCCGTAGATCTTGCCGTCGACGGTGAACGCGGCGAACGGCGCATCGCCGAGGGCGCTCTTCACATCGTCGGAGATGAGACCGGTGAGGTCCTTCACCTTGCCGGCTTCGACGATGTCGGCGAGCTTGCCGCCACCGCGGGCCATGAAGATGTCGGGCATGTCGCCCGAGTTGACGGCGGTCTGCAGCTTGCCGTCCATGTCCTCGTTCTGGATCGAGGTGACCTTGACGGTGACCTCGGGGTTCTCGTCCTTGAACGCGGCAGCGGCATCCTCCCAGTACTGCTTACCGGGTCCGGTGGTCGAGTTGTGCCACATGACGAGCGTGCTCTCGCCGTCGGCGGGCGCTCCTCCTTCGGCACTGGGGGAGCAGCCGGTCAACCCGAGCATCCCCACCGCCGCCACGACCGCCGCGGCGGTCCAAGCCTTGCGGATCTTCATGCTGTGTCTCTCCTCATCTTCGAGTGTTCAGCAGGGCCGGCGCGATTTGTTGTCACCGGCACCCAATGTGCTTTCGGCCTACTCTGACACCTCGGCCCGACGGATGTCAATCGTTGTCGATAACGTTTTCGTGCTCAACCGGATAACGATATCGCTTGCTAGGTTGTGATCCATGAACCGTCGCATCACGATCCACGACGTCGCCGAGACCGCCGGCGTCTCGGTGGCGACCGTGTCGAAGGCGATCAACGGCCGCGACGGGGTCTCCCCCGCGACACTGGCCCACGTGCTGGGGGTCGTCGAGCAGCTGGGCTACGCCAGTTCACTCGTGGCCACCTCGATGCGCCGGCAGCGCACCAACGTGATCGGCGTGCTCGTGGCCGAGTTCGAGCCGTTCGCCCTCGAACTGCTGGGCGGCGTCTCAGCCGAGCTGCAGGGCACGCAGTACGACGTGCTCGCCTATGCCGGAACCGTGTCGGCCGGCGAGCACCACGGCTGGGAGCGGCGGTCGCTGTCCCGGCTGGGCGGCACGCTCATCGACGGCGCCATCCTCGTCACCCCGACGACGGCCCCGGCCGAGGCATCCGTCCCGATGGTCGCGATCGACCCGCACGCGAGCCCCGCCGGGGATGCGGATGCCGGTGGCCCTGCCACCGTCAGCGTGCTCAACGCCGACGGCGCCCACGCCGCCACCGCGCATCTGATCTCCCTCGGCCACCGCCGTATCGCGCATCTGCGGGGCCGCACCGATCTGGAATCCGCGCAGCAGCGCGAGGAGGGCTATCGCCGCGCGCTCGCGGAGGCGGGCATCCCGCAGGACCAGGCGCTGATCGCCGAGGGCGGCTATCGCGCCGCCGATTCCACAGCCGGCGCGCACGCGCTGCTACACCTGGCCGATCGGCCGACGGCCGTGTTCGCGGCCAACGACCTCTCCGCGATCGAGATGATCCGCGTCGCCGCCGAGCGCGGGCTGCGCGTGCCGCAGGATCTGTCGGTTATCGGATTCGACGACATCCCGCAGGCCGCGATGCACACCCCGCAGCTCACGACCGTGCGCCAGCCGCTGGCCGAGATGGGCGCCACGGCGGTGCGGATGCTGCTCGGCATGATGCACGACGGCGCCGGGCGTGAGCAGGTGCGGATGCCCACCCGGCTGGTGGTGCGCGACTCCACCGCCGCTCCCCCGCGCTGACCGCTTGCCATCGCGCCCGATCGTGATATGTTGTGCAGTACAACATTTCATCGACGTCGCTGAAGGCGGATCATCATGGCACTCACCCCCACCAAGGCCGACCGGTTCTCGTTCGGCCTCTGGACCATCGGCTACAACGGCACCGACCCGTTCGGCGGCCCGACCCGGCCGGCGCTCGACGTCGTGCACGCCGTCGAGAAGCTCAGCGAGCTCGGCGCGTACGGCCTCACCTTCCACGACGACGACCTGTTCGCGTTCGGGTCGACGGATGCCGAGCGGCAGACGCAGATCGACCGGCTGAAGCAGGCGCTCGCCGACACCGGCCTGATCGTGCCGATGGTCACCACCAACCTGTTCAGCGCCCCCGTGTTCAAGGACGGCGGCTTCACCTCGAACGACCGGCAGGTGCGCCGCTTCGCGCTGCGCAAGGTGCTGCGCAACATCGACCTGGCCGCCGAGCTGGGTGCGAAGACCTTCGTCATGTGGGGCGGCCGCGAGGGCGCCGAGTACGACTCGGCCAAGGACGTGCGCGCGGCTCTCGAGCGCTACCGCGAGGCCGTGAACCTGCTCGGCGACTACGTCACCGACAAGGGCTACGACATCCGCTTCGCCATCGAGCCCAAGCCGAACGAGCCCCGCGGTGACATCCTGCTTCCGACGCTCGGTCACGCGCTGGCCTTCATCGAGTCGCTCGAGCGCCCCGAGCTCGTCGGCCTGAACCCCGAGGTCGGGCACGAGCAGATGGCGGGCCTGAACTTCACCGCCGGCATCGCGCAGGCGCTGTACCACGGCAAGCTGTACCACATCGATCTCAACGGGCAGCGCGGCATCAAGTACGACCAGGACCTGGTGTTCGGTCACGGCGACCTGCACAACGCGTTCTCGCTGGTCGACCTGCTCGAGAACGGCGGACCCGACGGCACGCCGGCCTACGACGGCCCGCGTCACTTCGACTACAAGCCCAGCCGCACCGAGGACGAGACCGGCGTGTGGACGTCGGCGGCCGCCAACATGCGGATGTACCTGCTGCTCAAGGAGCGCGCCAAGGCGTTCCGCGCCGACCCCGAGGTGCAGGAGGCGCTGGCCGTCGCGAAGGTCGCCGAGCTGGCTCAGCCGACCCTCAATGATGGCGAGAGCTACGACGACCTGCTGTCCGACCGCAGCGCCTACGAGGACTTCGACGCCTCGGCGTACCTCGGTGGCAAGGGCTTCGGCTTCGTGCGCCTGCAGCAGCTGGCCACCGAGCACCTGATGGGCGCCCGCTGACCCGCACGCCCCCTCCGCCGAAACCCCTCCTGGTCGTCGAGACCCCTCAGCAGCAACGCGATTGCGGAGGGGTCTCGGCGAGGGTGAGGGGTTTCGGCGACAGAGGAGAGACATGAGAGAGGATGACGCGATGGCACTCGTGATGGGGGTCGACAGCTCAACCCAGTCGTGCAAGGTCGTCGTGCGGGATGCCGCGACCGGCGCGGTCGTGCGCACCGGCCGGTCATCGCACCCGGACGGCACCGAGGTGGACCCCGCCGCCTGGTGGGATGCCCTGCAGCAGGCGATCGCCCAGGCCGGTGGCCTCGACGGCATCGACGCGGTCGCCATCGCCGGGCAGCAGCACGGCATGGTCGTGCTCGACGCGGAGGGGAACGTCATCCGCCCCGCGCTGCTGTGGAACGACACACGGTCCGCGGATGCCGCATCCGACCTGGTCTCAGAGCTCGGCGCCGGGGCGTTCAGCATCCGCACGGGCGTCGTGCCGGTGGCATCGTTCACCGCCACGAAGCTGCGCTGGCTCGCCGACCACGAACCGGATGCCGCGGCGCGGATCGCCGCCGTCGCGCTGCCGCACGACTGGCTGACCTGGCGCCTGCGCGGATTCGGCCCCGAGAACCCGCGGCTCGACGAGCTGGTCACCGACCGGTCGGATGCCAGCGGCACCGCGTACTGGGGAGCCGACGGCTACGACCGCGAGATCCTCTCGCTGGCGCTGCGCCGCGACGCGGCGGACATCGTGCTGCCGCGTGTGCTGGGTCCGTCGGAGCATGTCGCAGGCCCCGGGGGGATGCTCGTCGGCGCCGGTGCGGGCGACAACGCCGGTGCCGCACTGGGACTGGGTGCCCGCAGCGGTGACGCGGTCGTCTCGATCGGCACCTCGGGCACGGTCTTCGCCGTGACCGACTCGCCGGTGCGCGATGCGTCGGGCACGGTGGCCGGATTCGCGGATGCCGCGGGCGGTTGGCTGCCGCTGATCGCGACGCTCAACGCCGCCAGGGTGATGGATGCCACCGCGGCGCTGCTGGGCGTCGGCCACGACGAGCTGGGCGAGCTGGCTCTCGCGTCGTCGGCCGGGGCGGGCGGGCTCGTGCTGCAGCCGTGGTTCGAGGGCGAGCGCACCCCCAACCACCCCGACGCGACCGCGACCCTGTTCGGCATGACGCTGGCGAGCACCACCCGCGAGAACCTCGCGCGCGCCGCCATCGAGGGTGTGCTGTGCGGGCTGGCCGAGGGGCTGGATGCGATCCGCGCCCACGGTGTGACCCCGCAGCGCATCCTGCTCATCGGCGGTGCCGCGCAGAACCCGGCCGTGCGCGGGATCGCCGCCGAGGTCTTCGACCTGCCGGTGTTCGTTCCCGAGCCGCAGGAGTACGTGGCACTCGGCGCGGCCGCGCAGGCCGCCTGGGCGCTGACCGGCTCGCGTCCAGGGTGGGGTGCGGAGTCGGCGGATGCCGTGCCCGGCACCCCCGTCCCCGGCATCCGCGCGCAGTACTCCGCCCGCCTCCCCTGACCCGCCCGCCCCCGCCCCGCGTCTCCATCCCCGCTGAGAAACCACTTTTCGCGTGAGAAACGCGCGCACGCGTGATTTCCGATGCGCAAAGTGGTTTCTCACGGAGGAGGGTGGGGGGCACGCGTGGGGCGGCGCGCAGACCGACCGAACACGAAGACGCCCGGCCCCGCGGATGCGGGGCCGGGCGTCTGGCGTTGAGGGCTAGAGGCCCTGAGCGAGGCGATGGTAGGCCTGGTTCCAGCGGACCTGCTGCTGGAACTCCGGCAGCCGGGTCGACTCGTCGATCACGAGCAGTTCGATCTCAGCCATCTCGGCGAAGTCGCGGAACGCGTCGATGCCCACGGCCGTCGACATCACCGTGTGGTGCGCGGCACCGGCGGTCAGCCATGCGGCCGCGCTCGTGTTGAAGTCGGGCGCGGGCTTCCAGACCGCGCGTCCCACCGGCAGCTTGGGCAGCGCGGCGCGCGGCTCGACGTTCTCGACCACGTTCGCGGTGAGGCGGAAGCGGTCGCGCATGTCGCTGAGCGCGACGACGACGGCGGGGCCGGGGTCGGCGGTGAAGACCAGGCGCACCGGGTCGTCCTTGCCTCCGATGCCCAGCGGGTGGATCTCGAGGGTCGGCTTCGCGGTGGTCAGCGACGGCGACACCTCGAGCATGTGCGCCCCGAGGATGAGCTCGTCGCCCGGGGTCATGTCGTAGGTGTAGTCCTCCATCAGGCTGGCCCCGCCGGGCAGGCCCGCGCCCATGACGTTGGCGACGCGCACGAGGATCGCGGTCTTCCAGTCGCCCTCGGCGCCGAAGCCGTAGCCCTCGGCCATCAGGCGCTGCACGGCCAGACCAGGCAGCTGCTTGAGCGCGCCGAGATCCTCGAACGAGGTGGTGAAGGCGCCGAAGCCGCCCTCCTCGAGGAACGACCGCAGCCCCAGCTCGATCGCCGCGCCGTCGCGCAGCGACCCGTGCCGGTCGCCTCCGCGGCGCAGCTCGGGGGCGACGTCGTACAGCTCCTCGTACTCGGCGACGAGCGCGTCGACGTCGGCGCTGGATGCCGCGGCCACGGCATCCGCCAGTTCGTTCACGCCCCAGGTGTTCACCTGCACGCCCAGCCGCAGCTCGGCCTCGGTCTTGTCACCCTCGGTGACCGCGACGTAGCGCATGTTGTCGCCGAAGCGCGCGAGCTTGAGCGAGCGGGATGCCGCCAGTCCCGCGGCGGCACGCTGCCAGGTGCCCAGCTCACGCTGGACGCGCGGGTCGCCGGCGTGCCCGACGATCGTCTTGCGCGGCACGCCGAGGCGGGTCTGGATGTACCCGAACTCGCGGTCGCCGTGGGCGGCCTGGTTGAGGTTCATGAAGTCGAAGTCGATGTCGGCCCACGGCAGCTCGACGTTGGCCTGGGTGTGCAGGTGCGCGAGCGGCTTGCGCAGCGCGTCGAGGCCGGCGATCCACATCTTCGCGGGGCTGAAGGTGTGCATCCAGGCGATGACGCCGATGACGCGGTCGTCGGCGCTGGCCTCGAGGGCCGTGCGCTTGATCGCGGCGGAGTCGGTCAGCACGGGCTTCCAGACGATGCGCACCGGCACGTCTGCGGCCTCATCGAGCAGGCGCGCGATGTTCTGCGACTGCTCGGCGACCTGCGCGAGGGTCTCGGGGCCGTACAGGTGCTGGCTGCCGGTGAGGAACCAGACCTCGTAGGAGTCGAGGGAGGTGGTGAGTCGGGGCATGGGGATCCTTAGAGGGAGTCGACGGCGGCGGCCTCGATGGCCAGGCCCGCCCGGTAGCGGTCGAGGTAGGTGGCGAACCCGGCCACATCGGCCGGGTCGGGGTCGGTGACGGACAGGGATGCCGTGGCGAACACGCGCTGATCCAGGTAGTCGCCCAGGCTCAGCCGGTCGGCCTCGGCGAGGTAACCGGCGAGCACGGCGATGCCCCAGGCGCCGCCCTCGGAGGCGAGCTCGCCGACGGCGACCGGAGCCCCGAGCGCCCCGGCGAGGAAGCGCTGGGCGACACCGGCGGTGCGGAACATGCCGCCGTGCGCGAACATCCGGTCGAGGCCGACGCCCTCCTCGGCGAGCACGGTCATGCCCAGCGCGAGCGTGCCGAACACGCCGTACAGCTGCGCGCGCATGAGGTTCGCGAGCGTCAGCGCGCTGCCGGGGGTGCGCACGATGAGCGGGCGCCCCTCGGTGAGGCCGGCGATCGGCTCACCGGCCAGGTGGTTGTAGGCGATCAGGCCACCGGCATCCGCCTCGCCCTGCAGCGCCTCGAGGAACAGCGCCTCGAAGGCCGCGTCATCGCCGATCGGGTTGCCGGCCGCGGCGGCGAAGCGCGTGAACACACCCGCCCAGGCCGCCAGCTCACTGGCGCCATTGTTGCAGTGCACCATCGCGACGGCGTCGCCGGCGGGGGTGGTGACGAGGTCGAGTTCGTGGTGCACCTCGGTGAGGGGCCGCTCGAGCACGACCATGGCGAAGATGCTCGTGCCGGCCGAGACGTTGCCCGTACGCGGGGCGACGGAGTTCGTCGCGACCATGCCGGTGCCGGCATCGCCCTCGGGCGGGCACAGCGGGATGCCGGAGGACAGGGCGCCGCTGGGGTCGAGCAGCGCCGCTCCCTCGGCGGTGAGCTCACCGGCGGGCGCGCCGGCCGGCAGCACTGTGGGCAGCAGCTCGGCCAGGCCGGCGGGCAGGCGGTCGCCGGCGAGTGCGTCGTAGGCGCGCAGCATCCGCTCGTCGTAGTCGCAGGTCGCCGAGTCGATGGGGAACATGCCCGAGGCGTCGCCGACGCCGAGCACCCGCTGCCCGGTCAGCTTCCAGTGCACGTAGCCGGCGAGGGTGGTGACGAAGTCGAGCTGCGGCACGTGCGGCTCGGCGTCGACGACGGCCTGATGCACGTGCGCGACCGACCAGCGCAGCGGGATGTTGACCCCGAGCAGCTCGGTGAGCTCGGCGGCCGCGACGCCCGTGTTCGTGTTGCGCCAGGTGCGGAACGGCACGAGAAGCTCGCCGGATGCGTCGAAGGCGAGGTAGCCGTGCATCATGGCCGAGATGCCGATGGCGCCGAAGGACGCCGGTCGCACGCCGTAGCGGTCGTGCACGTCGGAGACGAGGTCGGCGAACGCGGCCTGCAGGCCCGCCCAGACCTCGTCGAGATCGTAGGTCCACAGGCCGTCCTGCAGGCGGTTCTCCCACGAGAACGAGCCGGTGGCGAGCACCTGGGTGGCGTCCGAGCCGATCAGGCAGGCCTTGATGCGGGTGGAGCCGAGTTCGATGCCGAGGCTGGTACGGCCGTCGAGGATGTCCTGGCGTGCGCTCATCGGCGGGTGTCCGTGTTCTGTCCGTAGACGTTCTGGTAGCGGTCGTAGAGCCGGTCGATCGCATCCTGCGGGATCGGAATGAGCGGCCCCGCCTCGCGGGCGTGGTGCACGGTGCGGGCGACGTCCTCGACCATGACCGCCGCCTTGACGGCATCCTTGGCGTCCTTGCCGATCGTGAACGGGCCGTGGTTCTGCATGAGCACCGCGCGCGAGCGGTGGCCGGTGAGGGTGTCGACGATTCCGCGGCCGATCGAGTCGTCGCCGATGATCGCGAACGGCCCGATCGGGATCGGCCCGCCGAACTCGTCCGCCATGGCGGTGATCACGCAGGGGATCTCCTCGCCGCGCGCGGCCCAGGCGACCGCATAGGTCGAGTGGGTGTGCACGACGCCGCCGACCTCGGGCATGTGCCGGTAGACGTAGGCGTGCGCGGCGGTGTCGCTGGAAGGCGAGCGGTCGCTGCCGGGGGTGCCGGGGATGACGTTGCCGTCGAGGTCGCAGAGGATCATGTTCTCGGGCGCCAGGTCGTCGTACGAGACGCCCGAGGGCTTGATGACGAAGAGGTCGCCGCTCGGGTCGTCGCCGAGGCGGACGCGGCCGGACACGTTGCCGCCGGTCCAGACGACGAGGCCGTAGCGGACGAGTTCGCCGTGCAGGCGGGCGACGTCCTCGCGGACGGCCTGGATGACGGCCTCGACCTCGGGGGTGAAGGCGGGGACTTCGTTGCTCACGGATACCTCATCGTGGTCCGGCGGGTGTCGCCTGCGGTCACTGTGACCGGTCACAGTGACCGGTGTCGTCCAGTGTGACACGGCCCGGCGCGAGCGTCAACACAGGCCAGGCGCGGAGTCCGGCGCCGGCCCGCCCCGCCCGGCACGGGTCAGGCGGGCGGCGCGACCGACGCCCGCGGCACGAGCACCGGCGGCACCGGCTCGAGAGCGGATGCCGTGGCCCCGGCGTCGCCGATCACCAGACCCACCGCGCGGCGGGCGAGCTCGGCGAAGTCCTGCCGGATCGTGGTGAGCTGCGGCCAGTAGAACGCGGCATCCGGGATGTCGTCGAACCCGACGACGCTGACGTCCGCCGGCACGGCGAGCCCCGCCTCGTGCAGCCCGCCGAGCAGGCCGAGCGCCATCTGGTCATTGGCGCAGAACACGGCGGTGATGCCGGAGGCGATCACGGCGCCGGTCGCCGCATACCCGGATGCCGCGGACCAGTCGCCCTCGATCACGGGCCCCGCCTGCAGGCCGCGATCGGCGAGCTCGGCGGCGAAGCCCTCGGCGCGGGACTCGGCCTCGAGCCAGTCGGCGGGCCCGGCCAGGTGCGCGATGCGGGTGTGCCCGGCGTCGGCGAGGGCGGCCACGGCGAGGCGGGCGCCGGCGGCCTGGTCGATCGACGGCCCGCGGGCGCCGTGACCGGAGGAGTGCAGGGTGACGATCGGCACGTCGATGCGCAGGGCATCCAGCGCGTCGAGGGTGCGCGCGTGCGGGGCGACCACGACGATGCCCTCGACCCCCTGCGCGATGAGGTGATCGACCGCCGCGACCACGGCGTCGGCGTCGCCTGCCTCGGCGAAGGCGGCGCTCACCCAGTAGCCCGCCTCGCGGGCGCACGCCTCGATGGCGGCGATGCTGCGCGCGGGCCCCTGCTGCTCGGCGTTCGAGGCCAGCACCCCCAGCGTGCGTGAGCGGCGTGTGCCCAGGGCCCGGGCGGCGTTGTTCATGCGGTAGCCCAGCTCGGCCATGGCCGCCAGCACCCGCTCGCGGGTGCTCTCGGCGACCTCGGGGTGGTCGTTCAGCACCCGCGAGACCGTCTGCCGCGAGACGCCCGCGCGGGCGGCGACATCGCGCACACCCACGGTGCGGGTGCGTTCGGCCGGGGTTTCGCTCATCGTCCCGAGTGTAGGGCGCGCGCGATCCGTGCTGCCGCGCGCGGCTCGCATCAGAGCCCGAGTCGCGCCAGGTAGTCGTTGACGAACCGCCGCTCGGGATCCCAGGCGGCGCGCAGCGCCGCGAAGTCGTCCCAGCGCGGGTTGCGGGCGCGCACCTCGGCGGCGTCGAGGGTGAAGATCTTCCCCCAGTGCGGGCGGGCCGAGGCCGGCAGCGCCGCCTCGAGCTCGGGCAGCAGGGCACGCACCGCCTGCTCGTCGGGCCGCCAGGTGAAGTGCAGGCCGACGATGTCGGTGCGGTAGGCCGGGCTCAGCCACAGCGCGTCGGCGCGCACGGTGCGGATCTCGTTGACCAGCAGCAGCGGTGCGATGCGCTCGGCCAGCGAGCGGACGGCCTCGATCGCCGCCACGGCATCCGTGCGGGGAACGAGGTACTCGCTCTGCAGCTCGGCACCGGCCGACGGCGTGAACTCGAGCTTGAAGTGCGGCAGTCGCTGGAACCATTCACCCGGCACCCCTCCCTGCTCGGTGCAGGCCTCGGCGTCGACGCCGAGGATCGGATGCCGTTTGCCGTCGGCGACCGCCGCGCCGAGTGCCGCGGCCAGTCCGGCGCGCTCATCGGCGCGGCCGTCGGGCTGGCGCTGCTTGACCCAGAGCAGATCGGCGGCGTCGGTGCGGCGCCAGGTGGAGAACAGGCTCACGCTCGTGCCGATGCCGGTCACGGCATCCAGGTCGGCCAGCACGGCATCCCAGCCCGGACCGTCGTAGACATGCTGGGCGACGGCATAGGTCGGCTCGACGTCGAGCGTGATGTCGAGCACCGCACCGAGCGCGCCGAGCGAGACGACCGCGCCGGCGAAGTCGGCATCGCCGCGCTGCAGCCGGCGCACCTCCCCGGATGCCGTGAGCACGGTCAGCGCGCGCACGGCGGCGGCCAGCGAGCCGATGCCGTCACCGGATCCGTGGGTGCCCGTGGCCACCGCACCTGCCACCGAGATGTGCGGCAGTGAAGCGAGGTTCGCCAGCGCCAGCCCCTGATCGTGCAGGACGGGTGCGATGTCGCCGTAGCGCAGTCCGCCGCTCACGCGCACGGCATCCCGCTGCCCGTTCACCTCGATGATCCGGGGCATCCGGTCGAGGGCGATGAGCGCGCCGTCGGTGT
This is a stretch of genomic DNA from Microbacterium sp. YJN-G. It encodes these proteins:
- a CDS encoding L-ribulose-5-phosphate 4-epimerase — encoded protein: MSNEVPAFTPEVEAVIQAVREDVARLHGELVRYGLVVWTGGNVSGRVRLGDDPSGDLFVIKPSGVSYDDLAPENMILCDLDGNVIPGTPGSDRSPSSDTAAHAYVYRHMPEVGGVVHTHSTYAVAWAARGEEIPCVITAMADEFGGPIPIGPFAIIGDDSIGRGIVDTLTGHRSRAVLMQNHGPFTIGKDAKDAVKAAVMVEDVARTVHHAREAGPLIPIPQDAIDRLYDRYQNVYGQNTDTRR
- a CDS encoding LacI family DNA-binding transcriptional regulator, with protein sequence MSETPAERTRTVGVRDVAARAGVSRQTVSRVLNDHPEVAESTRERVLAAMAELGYRMNNAARALGTRRSRTLGVLASNAEQQGPARSIAAIEACAREAGYWVSAAFAEAGDADAVVAAVDHLIAQGVEGIVVVAPHARTLDALDALRIDVPIVTLHSSGHGARGPSIDQAAGARLAVAALADAGHTRIAHLAGPADWLEAESRAEGFAAELADRGLQAGPVIEGDWSAASGYAATGAVIASGITAVFCANDQMALGLLGGLHEAGLAVPADVSVVGFDDIPDAAFYWPQLTTIRQDFAELARRAVGLVIGDAGATASALEPVPPVLVPRASVAPPA
- a CDS encoding FAD-binding protein, which gives rise to MGNERNWAGNLSYRAAEVAHPASVDELRGRLAAGGPVRMLGTRHCFNDIADTDGALIALDRMPRIIEVNGQRDAVRVSGGLRYGDIAPVLHDQGLALANLASLPHISVAGAVATGTHGSGDGIGSLAAAVRALTVLTASGEVRRLQRGDADFAGAVVSLGALGAVLDITLDVEPTYAVAQHVYDGPGWDAVLADLDAVTGIGTSVSLFSTWRRTDAADLLWVKQRQPDGRADERAGLAAALGAAVADGKRHPILGVDAEACTEQGGVPGEWFQRLPHFKLEFTPSAGAELQSEYLVPRTDAVAAIEAVRSLAERIAPLLLVNEIRTVRADALWLSPAYRTDIVGLHFTWRPDEQAVRALLPELEAALPASARPHWGKIFTLDAAEVRARNPRWDDFAALRAAWDPERRFVNDYLARLGL